The window GCACGATTGCCGCTGCGGCCGGTTCAGGTGCGTTCGGCCATGGCTTTGAGATTGCCAAGACCGGTCTCGAAATCGCGTCCTATCATGCTGTCCATGTTCATGAACAGACCGACCACTCGGGCGATCAGCGGGCTGGGGCCATGCATGGACCACGTCACCCTTGTTCCATCTTCCTGCGGCGCCAGGCGGAATTCCACGATATTGTGGCCTTCGAACGGCTCTATCATGTCGAGCTTCATGGTCAGCTTGTCCGCGGCGGACGCGTCGACGATTTCTATGCTGCCCTTGCCGACGTCCTTGTTACCTTCGAAATGGTAAGCCGCGCCCGCGCCGCTGGCCGGTCCACGATATTCACCTTTCATGGACGGATCTTTCTTGGCGTATGGGCTCCAGCTGTTGAACCGGCGCAGGTCGGTCAGCAAGGGAAGAATGCGTTCGGCGGGAGCGTGGATACTGGTAGAACGTTCGACGCGGAAGATATCGGGACGGGTCGCGGCGGCGATCAGCACGACCGTCACACCGGCAACGACTGCGATGGCACTTAGGGCAATGAGTTTGATCATGGTTTTCTCCTGATATGCGGCTGCATTACCGGCCAGGCTGTTCGCCGATGCCAATGGCGCGGAACTGCTCGATGGCTTCGCCTTGCGTAAAGTCTTCCAGCTCGAACATCTGCCTGACCTCGATTTCGGCATCGACATCGCCGCCATGCGGTGCGGGGAAACGACGCGTCCATTCCAGCGCTTCGTCGCGTGAGCGCACCTGGATAATCGTATAACCGGCGATCAACTCCTTGGTTTCTGCAAATGGGCCGTCGATCACGGTGCGCCGGCCTGCCGAATAACGGATGCGCCAGCCTTTGGAGCTCGGTTGCAATCCGGATCCATCCAGCAGCACGCCTGCCTTCGCCAGTTGCTCGTGATAGTCGGCCATCGCGGCCAGCATTTTTTCTTCCGGCATTTCGCCGGCTTCGGACTGTTTCGATGCCTTGACGATAATCATGAAACGCATGTTCGTTCTCCTTGCGAGTAGAGTGAAAACCGCGCTTGCAAGGCGACATGCCTTGCCTTTCCGGGTTTTCATACACACGACGAACAAACCGATCCGAAATCGACAAGCGGACGAAAAAAATTTAAAAAATTTTTAAGTCTCGTAACAAGGAGCTAGACTGCGCACTTCCACCGTGCACCATTCCGCCGCCGGGCATTGAGCGGCCAGTGCCACGGCTTCTTCCCGTGTCTTGCAGTCGACGAGGAAAAACCCGCCCACCATTTCCTTCGCCTCCGCAAACGGGCCGTCGAGCACCGACGAACGGCCGGCCCGGACTTGGACCCGGGATGCGTTGGCATGTGAACTCAGGGATTGCGCCCCAAGGAGCAGACCTTTGGCCTGCAGGTCGTTCGCAAAGCCCAACATGCGGTCGTACACCGCGCGGCCCTCGGTTTCGGTACGGCTGGCCCGCTGGCCGTTCGGTTCGAGAATAAGCAGCAGATAAGTCATGGCATTTCCCAATTCGTTATTGTTTGAATATCGGATATTACACAACTCTCCGGGGCGTCAGATTATTGAGTTATAGCGAAAACAGAAACGCATGTGGCGGGGGAGGCTGCTATGAACAAGCAACAGAAAACTTGCAGGATGAATGAAGCATGGCAGGAAAGTGCCAAACCGGGTCTCGCCTGCGTCGTGGCAGGCAGGGGGGCGCAGGCTTCGTGCAAACCTTGCCTGCAGCAGCAGTCTCAGAGCCGCCTGCAAACCCCAGCCGGAGAGAAGGGCCTCGTGGGTCGCTTGGCTGTCCGACAGCGCCCGAGCAAATACGATGCGCTGTCATGGAGAAGTCATTTTGCTTCAGGTTGCTGCGTACTTTGCAAACAGCAGGGCAAGAGTGGACACGGCAACCGCAGCAGCAGTGGCACGAAACATGATGTCGGCGAGGTCTCGAAGTAGCATGGCGATGAAAGAAAAGTGAGGTTGCAGACATCAAGATAGCACTGCAATTTCCCGACGTAAATGTCGCAAATGCACTTGTGTGCCACTCGCAACATTTTCTTTGCGAAATATCAGCTGCTGCTTAATGAAATGGCACTGAGGAAGCGGCAATGAGGAAGCAACCATGAGCATCTCACCAACGGCCAATCCAAGAGATATGGTCAAGAAAGCGATCCAGACTTGGCGTGCCTACGCTACGTCCGGCCGGGCCAGCGTCTTCCACATCGTCGTTTCTCCCAGCAACCGGTGGCGCGAACGCACGCGCGTCACGCACGACTTGCTCACGCCAGCGCCCGTTGCCTTAGAGACGTTTGAAAAATGCTGATCGCAGGCGTCGGGAAATCATCTTTTCGGGTGATGATCCCGTACGGCTCCAGTTGAAACTTGATCCGAACCGGTAAGATACCGATGAGGCCAGCAGACGCATATTGCTTTGCAATAGTGGTTGGCGTAACTGCCACCATATCGGTCTCTTGAAGAAGTGTGGTCGTGGTTAATATCGACGCCGTTTCAATAAGGTTTTGCGGAGTCATGAGCCCCTCATCGCGAAAGGCGCGCTCCAGGACCTGGCGCATAGGAGAACTGGGCGGCTGCAGGATCCATGGCAAATCTGCAAGATGACGCAAGGTCAAACGCCGGGAAGCGAGCAAGGGGTGGTTCGTGCTACAGATGACGGACAAGGGTTCATCTTCAAGCACTTCAAAGTTGAACTCGTCGCTCTCGGATCCGGCCAGACGTCCAAGGACGATGTCGATTTTCCCTTCCCGAAGCAAGCTTACAAGGATATCGCTGGTCTCAATCTGCACGCGAATCTTCAGGCGCGGGTATCGGGCTTTTACATCCACGACCGTGTGAGCCAGAAGTCCCGCCGACGGCGCCATAATCGATCCGACGGAGATTTCGCCTTCCCCTCCGCTTGACTGCGTAATCAGACGCTTGCGCAAATTGTCGAGATTGGTGAGCGTTGAAATTGCATATTCAATAACCGACTCGCCATAAGTGGTTGGCACCATCCCGCGCGGACTTCTCTCAAATAGCGGGACGCCAAGAGTCACTTCCATCTCATGCAGCATTTTTGTCACGGCTGGCTGGGACAGGTGCATCGCCTCCGCCACTTTATGCAAGGTCTTTAATTGCGCAAGAGACGCAATCAACGCGAGTTGTTTAACCCTTAAACGATTTTCAATGTTCTTTGTAGTGGGAATCATGGCGTCGTCCTATTCAATAACCATAGGTTATCACGTGATCGGATTTATTGAGTAGACAGTTATTACCGTCAACTTCAGAATCTGTCCCTATTAAAACCACAGGAGACCTCCATGCTTGCATCCCATTTGAAGTCTATTGTTGCCACCGCCATTGCAGGTATGGCGCTTATTAATAGTGCTGCAATCGCTCAGGACGCCTGGCAACCGACCAAAACGCTTGAAATCACTGTCGCCGCTGGCCCCGGTGGAGGAACCGACCAGTTGGCGCGCCTGATGCAGGCCGTGATCACAAAGTACAAGATGACCACGGTTCCGGTTGTAGTCGTCAACAAGGGCGGCGGCAATGGCGCTGAAGGCTTTCTAGACATCAAGTTGGCAAAAGGCGAAGCGCACAAACTCATTGTCGGTACCAACAATGCGTACCTGCTTCCGTTGGTCTCCAAGCTTGGCTACAACTGGACTGAACTTACGCCGGTGGCCGCAGTGGCCCAGGACGACTTTATCTTGTGGACTTATGCAGAGGCACCTTATAAAACCGCGAAGGAATATCTGGACACTGCCAAGAGCGACCCATCGAAATATAGAATGGGTGGCAGCCAGTCCAAGGATGTCGATCAGACCCTGACATTACTGATCAATAAAGTACACGGGACAAAGTTTGTCTATATCCCGTTCAAAAGCGGCAGCGAGGCTGCGACGCAGCTGGCTGGCAAACATATCAGTTTCAATGTGAATAACCCGAGCGAGAACCTGTCGCAGTGGAAGGCGGGACAGGTAAAGCCATTGTGTGTCTTCAGTAAGTCGCGCATGGCGCTGACGACGAAGGTTGCTGGCGATATGGCGTGGTCCGATATTCCAACCTGCAAAGAACAAGGTGTCGCAATCGACGAATACCGCTTTCCGCGAACAGTATTCATGCCGGGCGGCGTTACACAGCCGCAAATTCAATTCTATACCGACCTGATGCGTCGGATCACGCAGACGCCAGAGTTCAATGAGTACGTAGAACGCAACGCACTTGCAGCGGGTTTCCTCGACAGCACCGCACTGAAAAACTACATCGCCGCAGATGAACAACGTGCGTTAAAGATCTTTGGCGACGCGGGTTGGTTGGTTAAATAAAGCGTAAGGGGCGCAGTATTTGCGTCCCGAGGAGACATGATGTCAAACGTACATACCACTTCAGAAAGTGGCGAGGACCGGATAACGGCCGTGACCATGCGTGGGGCCGAACTGGGTACCGCATTATTTACTGCGTTAATCGGCGGCATCGTGATCGTCGGTGCGCAGGAGCAGGGCATCGGATGGACGGAAAGCGGCCCCGATGCAGGATATTTTCCTTTCTATATCGGCGTTATCTTGGTTCTCGCCAGTGCCGGCACAATTCTGCATACCCTGGCCCGTTGGAAGACGCTTGATGCGACGCTGTTGGACAAGAGACAGTTTCATCATGTGGCTGCGGTGTTTATCCCGATGTGTGTGTATGGCGTCGCCATTCATTTGATTGGCACCTATATCGCGTCTTCCATTTTCATTGCATGGTTCATGTGGCGCGAGCGTGATGGCAAGCGTTATGCGCCCATCACCATTGCCGCCATTTCTATCGGTGTCTCTGTCGCCGTCTATCTGCTGTTCGAACGCTGGTTTGGCCTGCCGCTCAACAGAGGATTGTTACTTGGCATGATGGGCATTTCCGGTTAACCAAGCCGCATTAATCTGAACAATCCGGAAAAAATAAATGCAAGAATTCGATGCACTGCTACATGGTATGGCTGTCGTTTCGACGCCTTACCACTTGTTGATCATGGTTGCCGGAGTGCTGCTTGGTGTTCTGGTGGGCGTCCTTCCAGGGCTCGGTGCACCCAACGGCGTTACGCTATTGTTGCCATTGACGTTCACCATGAACCCGACGTCAGCCATCATCCTTCTCACCTGTATGTATTGGGGTGCGTTGTTCGGAGGCTCAATCACTTCAATTATCTTCAACATTCCTGGCGAACCGTCGTCTGTAGCGACGACGTTCGACGGTTATCCACTAGCGAAGCAGGGTAGGGCGGCTGAAGCATTGACCGCCGCCTTTACGTCCGCGTTATTCGGCGCGCTGGTTGGTGTCTTGCTGATTACTTTCCTGTCGAGTTACATCGCCAAATTTGCCCTCAAGTTTAGTTCGCCCGAGTTTTTTGCCGTGTATCTGCTTGCATTCTGCAGCTTCATTGGCATGAGCAAGAATCCACCGCTAAAGACGGTGGTCGCGCTGATGCTAGGCCTCGCGATGGCGGCGGTGGGCATGGATACGGTGTCGGGAAGCCTGCGCCTTACCTTTGGACTCCCCGACCTGCTCAAAGGAATCAGCTTTGAGATTGCCGTCATCGGGCTATTCGGTATCGGTGAAATCCTGTGCACTATTGAGGACGGACTGGTGTTTCGTGGCGAGCGTGTAAAAATCAGTTTCGGTGTGGTGCTCAGGACGTGGATGTCGCTGCCACGATACTGGGCAACCTTACTGCGCAGCGCCGCTATTGGATGCTGGATGGGTGTGACACCGGGGGGGCCTACCGCTGCCTCGTTCATGAGTTATAGCATTGCCAAGCGCCTGTCAAAGGACAAGGAAAGTTTTGGCAAAGGCAGTGTCGACGGCGTCATTGCACCGGAGACGGCTGACCATGCGGCAGGCACGAGCGCGTTATTGCCGATGCTAACGCTCGGCATCCCCGGCTCAGCGACAGCTGCAGTGATGCTGGGCGGTTTGATGATTTGGGGATTGCAACCTGGTCCGATGTTATTCGTCGAGCAGAAAGAATTTGTCTGGAGTCTCATCGCGAGTATGTATGTGGGCAACGTCGTGAGTTTACTTATCGTGCTATCCACGGTGCCGCTATTTGCGTCGATCATGAGAATCCCGTTTTCAATCATAGCGCCAGTGATAGTCATGGTATGCAGCATAGGTGCCTACTCGGTGCACGGTTCCATGTTCGATGTCGGATTGATGTTGTGCTTCGGCGCGATTGGCTATGCGTTCAAAAAGCTCAACTATCCAATTGCCCCATTGGTGCTGGCTGCGGTGCTCGGCGACAAGGCAGAGTCTGCATTCCGACAGTCGATGCTGTTTTCCGAAGGAAGCCTCTTGGTCTTTTGGTCGAATCCATTAGTCGGAACCCTGACGACCACTGCGCTTCTCGCAGCCTTCTGGCCAGTTTTGGTGAAGATGCTGAATCGTGCACGACGGGGTTCGACGACATCGTCATCAGAGCAGTTCTCATAATTTTCCGTATCGGCAAGGCCAGGGTTGCGACCCTGACGTCGCATCTTGGGACAACAATTTTCGGAGGCCGAAAGGCAAACGACGACACCGTAGTAATTTCAATAAACTCAAAGGGAGATAGCGTTGAAGAAGAAACAAGTATTAATCGCAACCGCGGTCGCGTTGACATCCTGCATGGCAGCCGCGCAAACCTCGGTAAGCATCTACGGCGTTGCCGACATGGGTATCGTTCGCCAGGATAACGGTGGGCCGGCGGGCGCTGTATGGCGTCTGGACAGCGGTATGCATTCCGGAAGCCGAATCGGATTCAGGGGGGTAGAAGATCTCGGCGGAGGACTGTCGGCTCTGTTCGTCCTTGAAAACGGCCACAACCTCGATGCCGGAACAGCGGCGCAGGGCGGCTTGCTCTTCGGCCGGCAGGCGTGGGTCGGACTTGGCAGCGCAGTGGGCACCGTGAAATTCGGTCGTCAAATTACACCTATTCACAATGCCCTCGGCGTGATCGACCCAATGGCAACCGGCCTCGCCGGTGACATTTCTCGCATTATTAATTCATACGGTGTTCGCATGAATAATACGGTGAATTACACATTGCCGAAATTGGCGGGAATCAGCGGGGAACTGGCTTATGGTCTGGGTGAGGTTGCGGGCGACAGCTCCGCGAGCCGCCAAATCGGCTTGGCGCTGAATTACACGAATGGCCCAGTGGTTGCGCAGTTTGCCTTCCATGAAGCCGAAAATCCCACAGGAACCGACTCGGCAAGAACCACGCTGCTTGGCGGAGTGTATAACTTTACTGTTGCGCGCCTGCATGCTGCCTATGCGGTGAATCGTGGCCTGGGCACCCTCGATACACGTGATGCGATGATCGGTGCATCGGTGCCATTCGGTGCGCACTCATTCATGGTTTCTT is drawn from Noviherbaspirillum saxi and contains these coding sequences:
- a CDS encoding tripartite tricarboxylate transporter permease: MQEFDALLHGMAVVSTPYHLLIMVAGVLLGVLVGVLPGLGAPNGVTLLLPLTFTMNPTSAIILLTCMYWGALFGGSITSIIFNIPGEPSSVATTFDGYPLAKQGRAAEALTAAFTSALFGALVGVLLITFLSSYIAKFALKFSSPEFFAVYLLAFCSFIGMSKNPPLKTVVALMLGLAMAAVGMDTVSGSLRLTFGLPDLLKGISFEIAVIGLFGIGEILCTIEDGLVFRGERVKISFGVVLRTWMSLPRYWATLLRSAAIGCWMGVTPGGPTAASFMSYSIAKRLSKDKESFGKGSVDGVIAPETADHAAGTSALLPMLTLGIPGSATAAVMLGGLMIWGLQPGPMLFVEQKEFVWSLIASMYVGNVVSLLIVLSTVPLFASIMRIPFSIIAPVIVMVCSIGAYSVHGSMFDVGLMLCFGAIGYAFKKLNYPIAPLVLAAVLGDKAESAFRQSMLFSEGSLLVFWSNPLVGTLTTTALLAAFWPVLVKMLNRARRGSTTSSSEQFS
- a CDS encoding SRPBCC family protein — its product is MIKLIALSAIAVVAGVTVVLIAAATRPDIFRVERSTSIHAPAERILPLLTDLRRFNSWSPYAKKDPSMKGEYRGPASGAGAAYHFEGNKDVGKGSIEIVDASAADKLTMKLDMIEPFEGHNIVEFRLAPQEDGTRVTWSMHGPSPLIARVVGLFMNMDSMIGRDFETGLGNLKAMAERT
- a CDS encoding porin — its product is MKKKQVLIATAVALTSCMAAAQTSVSIYGVADMGIVRQDNGGPAGAVWRLDSGMHSGSRIGFRGVEDLGGGLSALFVLENGHNLDAGTAAQGGLLFGRQAWVGLGSAVGTVKFGRQITPIHNALGVIDPMATGLAGDISRIINSYGVRMNNTVNYTLPKLAGISGELAYGLGEVAGDSSASRQIGLALNYTNGPVVAQFAFHEAENPTGTDSARTTLLGGVYNFTVARLHAAYAVNRGLGTLDTRDAMIGASVPFGAHSFMVSYIHKEDKARADADADQINLAYTYALSKRTNLYTSYSRTSNDSVVSYLAARPGATDKVINAGIRHRF
- a CDS encoding YciI family protein, whose amino-acid sequence is MRFMIIVKASKQSEAGEMPEEKMLAAMADYHEQLAKAGVLLDGSGLQPSSKGWRIRYSAGRRTVIDGPFAETKELIAGYTIIQVRSRDEALEWTRRFPAPHGGDVDAEIEVRQMFELEDFTQGEAIEQFRAIGIGEQPGR
- a CDS encoding YciI family protein — encoded protein: MTYLLLILEPNGQRASRTETEGRAVYDRMLGFANDLQAKGLLLGAQSLSSHANASRVQVRAGRSSVLDGPFAEAKEMVGGFFLVDCKTREEAVALAAQCPAAEWCTVEVRSLAPCYET
- a CDS encoding LysR family transcriptional regulator; its protein translation is MIPTTKNIENRLRVKQLALIASLAQLKTLHKVAEAMHLSQPAVTKMLHEMEVTLGVPLFERSPRGMVPTTYGESVIEYAISTLTNLDNLRKRLITQSSGGEGEISVGSIMAPSAGLLAHTVVDVKARYPRLKIRVQIETSDILVSLLREGKIDIVLGRLAGSESDEFNFEVLEDEPLSVICSTNHPLLASRRLTLRHLADLPWILQPPSSPMRQVLERAFRDEGLMTPQNLIETASILTTTTLLQETDMVAVTPTTIAKQYASAGLIGILPVRIKFQLEPYGIITRKDDFPTPAISIFQTSLRQRALA
- a CDS encoding tripartite tricarboxylate transporter TctB family protein; this translates as MMSNVHTTSESGEDRITAVTMRGAELGTALFTALIGGIVIVGAQEQGIGWTESGPDAGYFPFYIGVILVLASAGTILHTLARWKTLDATLLDKRQFHHVAAVFIPMCVYGVAIHLIGTYIASSIFIAWFMWRERDGKRYAPITIAAISIGVSVAVYLLFERWFGLPLNRGLLLGMMGISG
- a CDS encoding Bug family tripartite tricarboxylate transporter substrate binding protein encodes the protein MLASHLKSIVATAIAGMALINSAAIAQDAWQPTKTLEITVAAGPGGGTDQLARLMQAVITKYKMTTVPVVVVNKGGGNGAEGFLDIKLAKGEAHKLIVGTNNAYLLPLVSKLGYNWTELTPVAAVAQDDFILWTYAEAPYKTAKEYLDTAKSDPSKYRMGGSQSKDVDQTLTLLINKVHGTKFVYIPFKSGSEAATQLAGKHISFNVNNPSENLSQWKAGQVKPLCVFSKSRMALTTKVAGDMAWSDIPTCKEQGVAIDEYRFPRTVFMPGGVTQPQIQFYTDLMRRITQTPEFNEYVERNALAAGFLDSTALKNYIAADEQRALKIFGDAGWLVK